In the Deferribacter desulfuricans SSM1 genome, GAGTTGGCAAAAGGGATTAGATTTTCTCCTGATTGGGGGTTGGAAGTTTCATTACTTAGCGAAATTTATCAAAATACTTCTATAAATAGGATTTGTCAGGTTGAAGTTCTTGATGTCTATGAGCATAAACATAATACTTTAAATAAAAATGAGCCGAATAAAGGTTTATTAAGAATGGCAACAGATATTGCTAAAACCTTATTTAGAGTTTTAAGTCAAGAAGGGATTGTGCTGTCAGAAGCATTATTTAAGTCCTTAATAAGTACTTATTTTCAACAGGCTCGCTATGCTATAGAATCATACAATGCACTTGCTATGCTTAATGGTGTTCCATTTGATAGGCACAGTGAAATTGCTGCGGTTGAAGCTTTTACTCAAGCAATAGTAAATGCGAAAAATGAGTTTTTAGAAAATCCTATTGGTATTAGGTTGATATCCCCTTGGGTAAGGGTGGATTCTGCATTACCTGACTTTGCAGAGGAGTTGGTGAAAGCTGTTGAAGAAGATAATAAAGCTTAAAAGTTAATGTTGCATAAAAAAGGGAATAATCTCATTAGATAACTTATTACTGCTGTCATCGAACCTGATAAAATTAACACCCCAATAAAAATCAGTAATGCTCCAGATATTTTCTCAATAATAATTAGCAGTTTTCCTGCTTTTTTCAAAGCTGAAAGAACAAAACCCAACATAATTGCAGCAATTAAAAAAGGGATCCATAGACCTAAGGAATAAACAAATAGAAGAGAAACTCCTTGCATAACAGTATTTTCTTTAGCAGCCAGAGCTAATATTCCAGCCAAAATTGGTCCAATACATGGTGTCCATCCAAAAACAAAAGCTACACCTAATAAAAAAGCTTCTATAAAGAAAGGGGAGTTTCTTTTTTGATAATTCCATTTTTTTTGAACAAGTAGTTTTTTTATTTTAAAAATTCCAACCATATGAAGACCTAATATTATAACAATGATACCTGCGATTTTTTCAAGGATTGGTCTGTATTGATTTATTAATTTTCCGATTGATGTAGCACTTGCTCCAAGTAACATAAATATTAATGTGAAACCTATACCAAAGAAAATAGCCCCTATTATAGCTTTTACCTTTGGTGATAATGAACTATTTTCAGTTAAAGATTCAACACTTTCTCCTGAAATAAATGAAATATAACCCGGTATTAGTGGTAAAACACATGGTGATAAAAAGGATAAAATACCTGCTATGAAAGCTGTTAGAAAATTAATTTTTTCCATTTTTAAAAAAACCTTTTTAATTTTTAGAAATCTAATATATATGTTAACAATAAAAGTCAAGAGAGGTTTTATATGAAGAAAGCGTTAAAAATAATAATTCCAAGTATTATTGTTGCTGGGGTTATTGTTTATTTGATTATGACAAGTTTTAAAAGTACAGGTGTATATTATCTAGAGGTAAGTGAATTGATGAATGACCTTCCTAAATATTACGGGAAATCTTTGAGGGTTAGTGGTTTGGTTGAAACAGGCTCTGTAATTAAGAAACCTATTGAAAAATATTTGGAGTTTAATCTTGTTGATTCTACTGGTGCAAAAATAAAAGTTGTTTATAAAGGGATTATTCCTGATGCATTTAAAGAAGATGTAGGGGTAATTGTAGAAGGGAAAGTGGATAATAACAATATTTTTAGAGCAACTACATTGTTGGCAAAATGCCCTTCTAAATATGAAGCAGAAGTAAAAGAGAATAGCTAAAATTTTATTGAACTAATTTTAAATTATACTATCCTTTTATAAAGTTGACTTGTTGAGGAGGAATTATGGGAAATATTGGGTATTTTTTTCAAATAGCAGGTTTATTTGCAGGATTTATAGCAATTTTATTTTATTTTTTAGCAATATATAAGGATGATGAACAAAATAATAAAATAGGGAATATTCTTTTTATTATTCAAACAGTTTTAGCTACAGTTGCATCCTTTGTTTTGGTTTATGCACTAGCTACAAGCTATTTTAAGATGGAGTATGTTGCTCAATACACGGATAGAGCTTTGCCATTTATTTATAAGATTAGTGCCTTTTGGGCGGGTCAAGCAGGTTCACTCCTTTTTTGGGGCTGGCTAATCACATTAGCAGGAATAATAGAAATAATGAGACATCGGAAATTGGATAATAAATATAGAAGTTCAATAATGCTTATAGTTGCAATTACTTCAACTTTTTTCCTTTTAATCACTTCGACAGTATCCAACCCTTTTAAAGAACTTGACTTCTTCCCAGCTGATGGTCTGGGGATGAACCCATTATTACAAAATCCAGGGATGCTTTATCACCCACCCACATTATATATAGGTTATGTATTATACACTTTACCTTTTGCTTATGCTATTGCATCTTTGATTACTAAAGATTACAGTGCGAAATGGTTAAAATTGTCAAGAAGCTGGAATTTATTAGCATGGATATTTTTAACAATTGGTATTGTGTTGGGAGCCCAATGGGCGTATGTAGAGCTTGGTTGGGGTGGATACTGGGCTTGGGATCCAGTGGAAAATGCATCTTTATTACCATGGCTTACTGGAACAGCGATGTTGCATAGTGCAATAATGTATGAGAGAATTAGAAGACTAAAGATTTGGACTTATTCACTTGCCTTTATTACATTTGAACTTTGTATTTTTAGCACGTTTTTAACCAGAAGTGGAGTGATTGATTCAGTTCATAGCTTTGGAAAATCAGCACTTGGTGGATTTTTCCTTTGGTTTATGATTTTGGTTGCTGTGGGGTTTGTAATTTTGTTGTTAAAGGGGATAAACGAATTAAAAGAGAAAGGGGATTTTTATCTACTATCGAAAGAAGGGATGTTTTTTATAACAAACTGGGTGTTTGTTGGTTTGATGTTAGTGGTTTTATTTGGTACAACTTTACCCATTTTTTCTGAAATATTTTCTAATAATAAAAGTAGTGTAAGTATTTCTTACTATAATAAAGTTTCAATACCGTTTTTTATAGCTTTGTTGTTTCTTGCTGGTGTTTGCCCATTATTACCTTATAAAAAAGCTAGTTTAAGTGAAATATTTAAAAAATTGTGGCTTTCCATAGTGCTAACTTTAGTAGCTGGAGTGATTATTTATTTTAATGGTTACACCAAAATAATCCCTCTAGTTCTATTTATGGTTACTTTTTTTGCGTTTTTCGCTATAATTATTCAAATAGTTAATAATTTGAAAAATGCAGGTGTTAGTGCTTTATTTAAAAACAGAAGATTTTATGGTGCAATGATTATTCACCTGGGTTTATGTATGATAGCTTTTGGTGTTATTGGATCTGCTTTTTATAAAAGTTCTACAGATGAAGTGGTTAAAGAGAATTCTAGTATAATTTTTGATGAGTATAAACTAATGGTAAAAGATTTAAGGTTTGAGCAAAAGGTTAACTATGTTTCTGCATTTGTTCCTGTTAGTGTTTATAAAAATGGTAGGTACATAATAACTATGAAGCCTGAAAGAAGATTTTATAAAAACGAAGAGCATGCTAATGCTGAAGTTGCTATTTATACTACTTTTTTAGGTGATTTATATTTAATACTTGCAAGTTATGATAAAAATCAGGGTATCGTGGGGATACAGGCTCTTTATCATCCTTTAGTTGTTTGGATTTGGATAGGGTGTTTTGTTATGGTTATAGGTGGAATTTATTCTTTGAGTAATAGAAGAGGTGTAGAGGCTTAATGTATAAATATGAGTGAGATTATTAAAGTAAAAAATTTAACTAAAAAGTTTGGGAAAAATGTTGCTTTAAACAGTGTAAACTTTACTGTTA is a window encoding:
- a CDS encoding cytochrome c biogenesis CcdA family protein, with the protein product MEKINFLTAFIAGILSFLSPCVLPLIPGYISFISGESVESLTENSSLSPKVKAIIGAIFFGIGFTLIFMLLGASATSIGKLINQYRPILEKIAGIIVIILGLHMVGIFKIKKLLVQKKWNYQKRNSPFFIEAFLLGVAFVFGWTPCIGPILAGILALAAKENTVMQGVSLLFVYSLGLWIPFLIAAIMLGFVLSALKKAGKLLIIIEKISGALLIFIGVLILSGSMTAVISYLMRLFPFLCNINF
- a CDS encoding cytochrome c maturation protein CcmE — its product is MKKALKIIIPSIIVAGVIVYLIMTSFKSTGVYYLEVSELMNDLPKYYGKSLRVSGLVETGSVIKKPIEKYLEFNLVDSTGAKIKVVYKGIIPDAFKEDVGVIVEGKVDNNNIFRATTLLAKCPSKYEAEVKENS
- a CDS encoding heme lyase CcmF/NrfE family subunit, whose protein sequence is MGNIGYFFQIAGLFAGFIAILFYFLAIYKDDEQNNKIGNILFIIQTVLATVASFVLVYALATSYFKMEYVAQYTDRALPFIYKISAFWAGQAGSLLFWGWLITLAGIIEIMRHRKLDNKYRSSIMLIVAITSTFFLLITSTVSNPFKELDFFPADGLGMNPLLQNPGMLYHPPTLYIGYVLYTLPFAYAIASLITKDYSAKWLKLSRSWNLLAWIFLTIGIVLGAQWAYVELGWGGYWAWDPVENASLLPWLTGTAMLHSAIMYERIRRLKIWTYSLAFITFELCIFSTFLTRSGVIDSVHSFGKSALGGFFLWFMILVAVGFVILLLKGINELKEKGDFYLLSKEGMFFITNWVFVGLMLVVLFGTTLPIFSEIFSNNKSSVSISYYNKVSIPFFIALLFLAGVCPLLPYKKASLSEIFKKLWLSIVLTLVAGVIIYFNGYTKIIPLVLFMVTFFAFFAIIIQIVNNLKNAGVSALFKNRRFYGAMIIHLGLCMIAFGVIGSAFYKSSTDEVVKENSSIIFDEYKLMVKDLRFEQKVNYVSAFVPVSVYKNGRYIITMKPERRFYKNEEHANAEVAIYTTFLGDLYLILASYDKNQGIVGIQALYHPLVVWIWIGCFVMVIGGIYSLSNRRGVEA